The Bifidobacterium animalis subsp. animalis ATCC 25527 genome has a segment encoding these proteins:
- a CDS encoding Crp/Fnr family transcriptional regulator, with product MSDEPAGVGDACERRNPLLETALFKQVSEEQARELVPYLHHEEYDKGEYIFTEGDTDQRMYVIQEGRVKLTRQSADKRVQLLSIHTRGELLGEIPVFDPQGGPRTANAVAMVDGTQVVWLDHDALFAWLGKYPGVAVDMLQVLANRMRANNERIADLVFSDVPGRLAKTLLSLASRFGKPVEEGLQVPHDLTQEEMAQLVGSSRETVNKALMDFANRGWIARNGRTIIIYQPGALIRRSQR from the coding sequence ATGTCTGACGAACCGGCCGGCGTGGGCGACGCGTGCGAGCGACGCAACCCGCTGCTGGAGACCGCGTTGTTCAAGCAGGTCTCCGAGGAGCAGGCGCGCGAGCTCGTGCCCTACCTGCACCATGAGGAGTACGACAAGGGCGAGTACATCTTCACCGAGGGCGACACCGACCAGCGCATGTATGTGATCCAGGAGGGGCGCGTGAAGCTGACGCGGCAGTCTGCGGACAAGCGCGTGCAGCTGCTCTCGATACATACCCGCGGCGAACTGCTCGGCGAGATTCCCGTGTTCGACCCGCAAGGCGGCCCGCGCACGGCGAACGCGGTGGCGATGGTGGACGGTACCCAGGTGGTGTGGCTCGACCATGACGCATTGTTCGCGTGGCTCGGCAAATACCCGGGCGTGGCCGTCGACATGCTGCAGGTGCTCGCGAACCGTATGCGCGCCAATAACGAGCGCATTGCCGATCTGGTGTTCAGCGATGTGCCCGGCCGCTTGGCGAAGACATTGCTGAGCCTCGCCTCGCGCTTCGGCAAGCCGGTGGAGGAAGGGCTGCAGGTGCCGCATGACCTCACCCAGGAGGAGATGGCGCAGCTCGTCGGTTCCTCGCGCGAGACCGTGAACAAAGCGCTCATGGATTTCGCGAACCGGGGCTGGATTGCACGCAACGGGCGCACTATAATCATCTACCAGCCGGGAGCTCTCATCCGCCGTTCGCAGCGGTAG
- a CDS encoding lipoate--protein ligase family protein has product MKSGEVKIPGGKLVRVTLQGDEVRGWRATIDGDFFMDAGAGSVVGCAQSAIDAHLPELPDDWERWGSADYLAFYRALSGELRGVIGDTLIGANGEAIALAVVRALVGGSARESTQTAEREFERIREVRARQQGERAQSGDEPAPMLIGLQEAKRRWARMNPQIVVDIPRMPAEQMQVDELWATQVANGERQATLRIWDWGAPAVVCGKFQSIADEVDLEYAKEHGIEVVRRDTGGGAMFIEPQNTITYSLYVPEPVVAGLDARQCYQFCDMWLLEALAACGVRAHFAGLNDIASAAGKIGGAAERRFPASGEGPGCLLHHDTLAYAMNTEHLRHVLRPSKEKMSDKAVKSASKRVDPMNSQTSCTRAQIVGRMLETASRFGVVGNTI; this is encoded by the coding sequence ATGAAGTCCGGCGAAGTGAAGATTCCCGGCGGTAAACTCGTGCGGGTGACCTTGCAGGGCGACGAAGTGCGCGGTTGGCGCGCGACAATCGACGGCGATTTCTTCATGGACGCCGGCGCCGGCTCGGTGGTGGGGTGCGCGCAATCCGCAATCGACGCGCATTTGCCGGAACTACCCGATGATTGGGAGCGCTGGGGGAGCGCGGATTACCTTGCGTTCTACAGGGCGCTGTCCGGCGAATTACGCGGCGTGATCGGCGACACGCTGATCGGCGCCAACGGCGAGGCGATCGCATTGGCCGTCGTGCGCGCGCTGGTGGGCGGCAGTGCGCGCGAATCCACACAGACAGCCGAACGCGAATTCGAACGTATTCGCGAGGTGCGCGCAAGACAGCAGGGTGAGCGGGCGCAATCTGGGGACGAACCTGCGCCCATGCTCATCGGACTGCAGGAAGCGAAGCGGCGATGGGCGCGGATGAATCCGCAGATCGTCGTTGACATTCCACGCATGCCCGCCGAGCAGATGCAGGTGGACGAACTATGGGCCACGCAGGTCGCGAATGGGGAGCGGCAGGCGACGCTGAGAATCTGGGATTGGGGGGCGCCCGCGGTGGTCTGCGGGAAATTCCAGTCGATTGCCGATGAGGTGGATCTGGAATACGCCAAAGAGCACGGCATTGAAGTGGTGCGGCGCGACACCGGCGGTGGCGCGATGTTCATAGAACCGCAGAACACGATCACCTATTCGCTCTACGTGCCCGAGCCGGTGGTGGCGGGGCTCGACGCGCGGCAATGCTACCAGTTCTGCGATATGTGGCTGCTGGAGGCGCTCGCCGCATGCGGTGTGCGCGCGCATTTCGCCGGGCTCAACGACATTGCGAGCGCGGCGGGCAAGATAGGCGGCGCGGCGGAACGTCGGTTCCCGGCCAGCGGGGAGGGGCCCGGCTGCCTGCTGCACCACGACACGCTGGCATATGCGATGAACACCGAGCATTTGCGGCATGTGCTGCGCCCGTCGAAGGAGAAGATGTCAGACAAGGCGGTGAAATCGGCGAGCAAACGCGTCGACCCGATGAATTCGCAGACGTCGTGCACGCGCGCGCAGATTGTCGGTCGCATGCTCGAGACGGCCTCCCGTTTCGGTGTCGTAGGGAATACAATATGA
- a CDS encoding TM2 domain-containing protein: MSDPNGYQPQDGDRQNNGVSGAAQAPQYTQPAQNYAAPQYTQSQGGYNGQYQDPNAYAQQNYTYAQPPAAYPTYLPRNKYVAAALALFFGIFGLHNFYLGYTGKGVAQVLISLLTFGIGAIAVLIWAIVEAIQILTADYGTEHHRDARGVELQD, encoded by the coding sequence ATGAGTGATCCGAACGGTTACCAGCCACAGGACGGCGACCGGCAGAACAACGGCGTGTCAGGCGCCGCACAGGCACCCCAGTACACGCAGCCCGCGCAGAATTACGCCGCGCCGCAGTACACGCAGTCGCAGGGCGGCTACAACGGGCAGTACCAGGACCCGAATGCCTATGCTCAGCAGAACTACACCTACGCCCAGCCACCGGCTGCGTACCCGACCTACCTTCCGCGCAACAAGTATGTGGCGGCGGCGCTGGCGTTGTTCTTCGGCATCTTCGGCCTGCATAACTTCTACCTGGGCTACACCGGCAAAGGCGTGGCACAGGTGCTCATCTCGCTGCTGACCTTCGGCATCGGCGCCATCGCTGTGCTGATCTGGGCGATTGTGGAGGCGATTCAGATTCTCACTGCGGATTACGGCACCGAGCACCACCGTGACGCGCGCGGTGTCGAACTTCAGGATTAG
- a CDS encoding 3-isopropylmalate dehydrogenase, with the protein MTQNAKQYTIAVIPGDGIGKEVTPWAQQALEKATEGVATFEYEPFDLGAERYLRDGEILPDEDLERIKNTDAILLGAVGDPRIKAGILERGLLLKLRFALDQYVNLRPSKLYPGVESPLANPGEIDFVVVREGTEGLYCGAGGAIRRGTEHEVATEVSINTAYGVERVVRYAFELAMKRRKHVTLVHKKNVLVNAGDMWQNIVNKVGAEYPEVQHDYSHIDAATIYLVTDPSRFDVILTDNLFGDILTDEAGAVVGGVGYSASGCINASNEYPSMFEPIHGSAPDIAGQGIANPTAAILSAAMLLRHLGFDDAAATIDAAVELDIAENGSRQRSTDEVGRDILARL; encoded by the coding sequence ATGACTCAAAACGCAAAGCAGTACACGATCGCCGTCATTCCCGGCGACGGCATTGGCAAGGAAGTGACCCCGTGGGCACAGCAGGCGCTCGAAAAAGCCACCGAGGGAGTGGCGACCTTCGAGTACGAGCCGTTCGACCTGGGGGCGGAGCGGTATCTGCGTGACGGCGAGATTCTGCCGGACGAAGATCTCGAACGCATTAAGAACACCGACGCGATTCTGCTCGGTGCGGTGGGCGACCCGCGCATCAAAGCGGGCATTCTCGAACGCGGCTTGCTGCTCAAGCTGAGGTTCGCGCTCGACCAGTATGTGAATCTGCGCCCGTCGAAGCTGTACCCGGGCGTCGAGTCGCCGCTGGCGAACCCGGGCGAGATCGATTTCGTGGTGGTGCGTGAGGGCACCGAAGGCCTCTACTGCGGCGCCGGCGGTGCGATTCGCCGCGGCACCGAGCACGAGGTGGCCACCGAGGTCTCCATCAACACGGCGTACGGCGTCGAACGCGTGGTGCGCTACGCCTTCGAGCTGGCGATGAAGCGCCGCAAGCACGTCACGCTCGTGCACAAGAAGAACGTGCTCGTCAACGCCGGCGACATGTGGCAGAACATCGTGAACAAGGTGGGCGCCGAATACCCCGAGGTTCAGCATGACTACTCGCACATCGACGCGGCCACGATCTACCTGGTCACCGATCCGTCGCGCTTCGACGTGATTCTCACCGACAATCTGTTCGGCGACATTCTCACCGACGAGGCGGGCGCCGTCGTGGGCGGTGTGGGTTATTCGGCGTCCGGCTGCATCAACGCGAGCAACGAATACCCGTCCATGTTCGAGCCGATCCACGGTTCCGCCCCCGACATTGCTGGCCAGGGCATCGCGAACCCGACCGCCGCGATCCTTTCCGCCGCCATGCTGCTGCGTCATCTCGGATTTGACGACGCCGCCGCGACAATCGACGCCGCCGTGGAACTCGACATCGCCGAAAACGGCAGCCGGCAACGCTCCACCGACGAAGTGGGTCGCGACATCTTGGCTCGCCTGTAA
- a CDS encoding S9 family peptidase, which yields MHVFPTPPKAKQVPSARTFHGDTFTDPYEWMRDKDSADLKSYVAAENAYTSARTAGLANLRTTLFDEFRSHVQETDMSVPTRLDGYWYYARTQEGKQYGVQCRMPIRGEDDWTPPEINTNDAPGVIPGEQVILDANAEAEGHDFFQIGGMDISKDGTWLLFGVDTTGNEQYDFRIRNLDTGEQLPDELDGLAAACFTPDGRYVFATLLDDAQRPYAIRRHKVGEPVERDVIVYEEHDEKFWVGIGLSFDERNLVIGTGSKTTTEVLMLPTATPEGEFQPFIPRQEGVEYDVSFAVFEHAGEHGEDLPIAIVYHNLANPNFQIDVIDMSTARPPYCIGDGVRIVQGSPYGSEDGEKVIAGASAMPVGTPYDDSTNPQILRGVRGLAVEGIAMHEHFVALSYRANGLPKLAVMSKQQAAQDFLARRPWQFAEVNVPELDGDWDGASDDDAVNPSQLKDFEGSSARLYSIGTAGNPSYEAPRMRYMVTSYTRPGELREFDPRTGEDVLLKRANVLGSFDARDYVERRIWVPVRDGEQMPVSLVWRRDRVCAQMPMFVIGYGAYEISSDPAFSVSRLSMLDRGVLYVVPHVRGGGEMGRAWYEMGRRLNKKHTFEDFIDVTAAIQDCGLADRARTVANGGSAGGLLMGAVANMAPERFAGIEADVPFVDALTTILDPTLPLTVTEWDEWGDPLHDAETYRYMKTYTPYENAPAPGEGGARWPDGTPVTAFPKIFVTTSMNDSRVMVVEPLKWVARLQAAGLDAIIKIEAEAGHGGTSGRYAQWKQICYENAWVLAAMGIDE from the coding sequence ATGCATGTTTTCCCGACGCCGCCGAAGGCGAAGCAGGTTCCCTCGGCGCGCACATTCCATGGCGACACCTTCACCGACCCCTACGAGTGGATGCGAGATAAAGATTCCGCAGACCTCAAATCGTATGTGGCCGCCGAGAACGCCTACACCTCCGCGCGCACGGCCGGCTTGGCCAATCTGCGCACAACGCTATTCGACGAGTTCCGCTCGCATGTGCAGGAGACTGACATGTCGGTGCCCACACGACTGGACGGCTACTGGTACTACGCGCGCACGCAGGAGGGCAAGCAGTACGGCGTGCAGTGCCGCATGCCGATTCGCGGCGAGGACGATTGGACGCCGCCCGAGATCAACACCAACGATGCACCGGGCGTGATCCCCGGCGAACAGGTGATCCTCGACGCCAACGCAGAGGCCGAGGGCCACGATTTCTTCCAGATTGGCGGCATGGACATCTCGAAGGACGGCACATGGCTGCTGTTCGGCGTCGACACGACCGGCAATGAGCAATATGATTTCCGCATTCGCAACCTCGACACCGGCGAACAGCTGCCCGACGAGCTCGACGGACTGGCTGCAGCATGCTTCACGCCCGATGGCCGCTATGTGTTCGCTACCTTGCTCGACGACGCGCAGCGCCCATATGCGATCCGTCGGCACAAGGTGGGCGAGCCGGTCGAACGCGACGTGATCGTGTACGAGGAACACGACGAGAAATTCTGGGTGGGCATAGGGCTCTCCTTCGATGAGCGGAATCTGGTGATCGGCACCGGTTCGAAAACGACCACCGAGGTGCTCATGCTGCCCACCGCGACGCCGGAGGGGGAGTTCCAGCCGTTCATTCCGCGGCAGGAGGGCGTCGAGTACGATGTGAGCTTCGCCGTGTTCGAACATGCGGGCGAGCATGGCGAGGATCTGCCGATTGCGATCGTCTACCACAATCTCGCCAACCCGAATTTTCAGATCGATGTCATCGACATGAGCACCGCGCGGCCGCCCTACTGCATTGGCGATGGCGTGCGCATTGTGCAGGGTTCGCCGTACGGCAGCGAGGACGGCGAGAAGGTGATCGCCGGCGCGTCCGCAATGCCGGTGGGCACGCCGTACGACGATTCCACGAATCCGCAGATTCTGCGCGGCGTGCGCGGGCTCGCGGTGGAGGGCATCGCGATGCACGAGCATTTTGTGGCGCTTTCGTACCGCGCGAACGGACTGCCCAAGCTCGCGGTGATGTCCAAACAGCAGGCCGCGCAGGACTTCCTCGCTCGCCGCCCCTGGCAATTCGCCGAGGTGAATGTGCCGGAGTTGGACGGGGATTGGGATGGCGCCTCGGACGACGATGCGGTGAACCCGTCGCAACTCAAGGATTTCGAAGGCTCCTCGGCGCGCCTGTATTCGATTGGCACCGCCGGCAACCCCAGTTACGAGGCGCCGCGCATGCGCTACATGGTGACGAGCTACACGCGGCCGGGCGAACTGCGCGAATTCGACCCGCGCACCGGTGAGGACGTGCTGCTCAAACGCGCGAACGTGCTGGGGAGTTTCGACGCGCGCGACTATGTGGAGCGACGCATCTGGGTGCCGGTGCGTGACGGCGAGCAGATGCCCGTTTCGCTCGTCTGGCGACGCGATCGCGTGTGCGCGCAGATGCCGATGTTCGTGATCGGTTACGGTGCCTACGAAATCAGTTCGGACCCGGCGTTCTCGGTGTCGCGACTGAGCATGCTCGACCGCGGCGTGCTCTACGTGGTGCCGCATGTGCGCGGCGGCGGCGAAATGGGACGCGCATGGTACGAGATGGGCCGCAGGCTCAACAAGAAGCACACGTTTGAAGATTTCATCGACGTCACTGCGGCCATACAGGACTGCGGGCTCGCCGACCGTGCACGCACGGTGGCGAACGGCGGCTCCGCGGGCGGCTTGCTGATGGGTGCCGTGGCGAACATGGCACCGGAACGATTCGCCGGCATCGAGGCGGATGTGCCATTTGTGGATGCGCTGACGACGATTCTCGACCCGACACTGCCGCTCACGGTGACCGAGTGGGATGAGTGGGGCGACCCGTTGCACGATGCGGAGACCTACCGCTACATGAAGACGTACACGCCATACGAGAACGCGCCGGCGCCGGGCGAGGGCGGCGCGCGGTGGCCGGACGGCACGCCGGTGACGGCATTCCCGAAGATCTTCGTGACCACGTCGATGAACGACTCGCGTGTGATGGTGGTGGAGCCGCTCAAATGGGTGGCGCGGCTGCAGGCCGCGGGTCTGGACGCGATCATCAAGATCGAGGCCGAGGCCGGTCACGGCGGCACCAGCGGGCGTTACGCGCAGTGGAAGCAGATCTGCTACGAGAATGCGTGGGTGCTTGCCGCCATGGGCATCGACGAGTGA
- a CDS encoding App1 family protein → MAYTDRSDRELRKTKRLLEAALAQVKREQAERARLAADGDGGTVATQGRTVRSGEGPTAADFDDTQHAGSAETRVITGIANGQAETETPERQWRAPAVALRTTSAATSTDDMPTVAVPLGSLSAAKAPTRRARLTRNPQLVSSIKRVLRKTITWTFDLWIRFSTAIARQLHWFPMVKPYVGYGTEEYSRLVCRTILAPADGQPNKPMRGIHAMLEVPAPGQCVQIDIDGVPLRTVQVGTMEVYDRVDSARSVTMDYSVSDSSGYLDLLAEHRLEPGVHMVGCKLKERPAVEAELFTIPSTAKVGVISDVDDTCMVTQVPTLWKAVYNMLFLSPHKRASVPGMAVMYNKIASMFPGAPFFYLSTSPWNVENSIRSFLIDYGFPDGPLLLRDLDPRPKTFVPSGVQHKLEYAEQLMEDFPNMKFILIGDDGQKDPTTYAEIARRYPGRVLAIGIRQLSPKESGGFGTMSGFSTTQPVPVTDVPVFTGTTGSNIMKTMLPYLQQFM, encoded by the coding sequence ATGGCATATACGGACAGGTCGGACCGCGAGCTCAGGAAGACCAAGCGTCTGCTTGAGGCGGCGCTGGCACAGGTGAAACGCGAACAGGCCGAGCGCGCACGCCTCGCCGCGGACGGCGACGGTGGCACGGTTGCGACGCAAGGTCGCACGGTGAGATCCGGCGAAGGGCCCACGGCCGCCGATTTCGACGACACGCAGCATGCAGGCTCCGCCGAGACGCGCGTCATCACCGGCATTGCGAACGGGCAGGCGGAAACCGAGACTCCGGAACGGCAATGGCGGGCACCGGCGGTGGCGTTGCGCACGACGTCCGCGGCCACGTCCACAGACGACATGCCGACCGTGGCCGTGCCGCTCGGCTCGCTCTCCGCGGCGAAAGCGCCGACGCGGCGAGCGCGGCTGACGAGGAACCCGCAGCTCGTCTCATCAATCAAGCGCGTGCTGCGCAAGACGATCACCTGGACGTTCGACTTGTGGATACGGTTCTCCACGGCCATTGCGCGGCAGCTGCACTGGTTCCCCATGGTCAAGCCATACGTGGGCTACGGCACGGAGGAATACTCGCGACTGGTCTGCCGTACTATCCTCGCGCCGGCTGACGGGCAGCCGAACAAGCCGATGCGTGGCATCCACGCGATGCTCGAGGTGCCCGCGCCGGGCCAGTGCGTGCAGATCGACATCGACGGCGTGCCGCTGCGAACCGTGCAGGTGGGCACGATGGAGGTCTACGACCGGGTGGATTCCGCGCGGTCGGTGACGATGGACTACTCGGTGTCGGATTCGTCGGGCTACCTCGACCTGCTCGCCGAGCACAGGCTCGAGCCGGGCGTGCACATGGTCGGCTGCAAGCTCAAGGAACGGCCGGCGGTGGAGGCGGAATTGTTCACGATTCCGAGCACGGCGAAGGTGGGCGTGATCTCCGACGTCGACGACACGTGCATGGTCACGCAGGTGCCCACATTGTGGAAGGCCGTGTACAACATGCTGTTCCTGAGCCCACACAAGCGCGCGTCGGTGCCGGGCATGGCGGTCATGTACAACAAGATCGCGAGCATGTTCCCGGGGGCGCCGTTCTTCTACCTGTCGACCTCGCCGTGGAACGTGGAGAACTCGATTCGCAGCTTCCTCATAGACTACGGGTTCCCGGACGGCCCGCTGCTGCTGCGCGACCTCGACCCGCGGCCGAAGACCTTCGTGCCCTCCGGCGTGCAGCACAAGCTCGAATACGCCGAGCAGCTCATGGAGGACTTCCCGAACATGAAGTTCATTCTAATCGGCGACGACGGGCAGAAAGACCCGACCACCTACGCCGAGATCGCACGCCGCTACCCGGGGCGCGTGCTCGCCATTGGCATACGCCAGCTTTCGCCCAAGGAATCCGGCGGATTTGGCACAATGTCGGGCTTCTCCACCACGCAGCCCGTGCCGGTGACCGACGTGCCGGTATTCACCGGCACCACCGGTTCGAACATCATGAAGACGATGCTGCCCTACCTGCAGCAGTTCATGTGA
- the gcvH gene encoding glycine cleavage system protein GcvH, translating into MAEENEQGTHLDVPDFLQYSHDHVWVDESVTPAVLGITEFAANKMGDIVFVDLPEVGTRVEAGDELVQIESAKAVEPMISPVAGVVRYVNSGTEDDGAVINDDPYGEGWIVKIELDDDEPDLLSAGEYAKFIAQQQ; encoded by the coding sequence ATGGCCGAGGAGAACGAACAGGGCACGCATCTCGACGTGCCGGATTTTCTGCAGTACTCGCATGACCACGTGTGGGTGGACGAATCGGTCACGCCGGCGGTGCTCGGCATCACCGAATTCGCGGCGAACAAGATGGGCGACATCGTGTTCGTCGACCTGCCCGAGGTGGGAACGCGCGTGGAGGCGGGCGACGAGCTCGTGCAGATCGAATCCGCGAAGGCCGTCGAGCCGATGATCTCGCCGGTGGCCGGCGTGGTGCGCTACGTGAACAGCGGGACCGAGGACGACGGTGCGGTCATCAACGACGATCCGTATGGCGAAGGGTGGATCGTCAAGATCGAGCTCGACGACGACGAACCGGATCTGCTGTCGGCCGGCGAATACGCGAAATTCATTGCCCAGCAGCAGTAG
- the nudC gene encoding NAD(+) diphosphatase — protein sequence MFAPLALTQALPYLPLAQGDIDYQVERRADPQLIEQVLQMPSTRVLLCRKGKVAVPFGQHNMAQLASSRMRLATLPGSYVARALDHGDNGVVAMYLGRYKGAHDEHAIALDLTAVEEGEELRRVEERAAAAGHAVDAAFGDDVDARESAHSNAVNMFEQAVERFDWVDLRMFVPHASAREIGQAVTMLSLANWHDMQRHCPHCGAPTEPAMSGWAQRCTSESDDHRILFPRVEPAVICTVVDAKDRLLLQHNRAWKHSNLFSVSAGFVETGENLEHACRRETMEETGIRVGEVKYLGSQPWPFPFSLMMGFKAQALSNDIHVDGDETIAARWVTRDEYTDLLVTGEIEAPGKATIARVMIEEWYGRELD from the coding sequence ATGTTCGCACCACTCGCATTGACGCAGGCATTGCCCTACCTGCCCTTGGCCCAAGGCGACATCGACTACCAGGTGGAACGGCGAGCGGACCCGCAGCTCATCGAGCAGGTGCTCCAAATGCCCTCCACCCGTGTGCTGCTGTGCCGCAAGGGCAAGGTGGCCGTGCCATTCGGGCAGCACAACATGGCGCAATTGGCCTCCTCCCGCATGCGTTTGGCAACCTTGCCCGGCTCGTATGTGGCACGGGCGCTCGACCATGGCGACAACGGTGTGGTGGCCATGTATCTGGGCCGCTACAAAGGCGCGCACGATGAGCATGCCATTGCGTTGGACCTGACGGCTGTGGAAGAGGGCGAGGAGCTGCGTCGCGTGGAGGAGCGCGCGGCAGCGGCAGGGCATGCCGTCGACGCGGCCTTCGGCGATGACGTGGATGCGCGCGAATCTGCACACAGCAACGCCGTGAACATGTTCGAGCAGGCGGTGGAGCGGTTCGACTGGGTCGACCTGCGCATGTTCGTGCCCCACGCCAGCGCACGTGAGATAGGGCAGGCGGTCACGATGCTCTCGCTCGCCAACTGGCACGACATGCAACGGCATTGCCCGCACTGCGGCGCACCCACTGAACCGGCGATGTCGGGCTGGGCGCAGCGCTGCACAAGCGAGTCGGACGACCACCGCATACTGTTCCCGCGCGTCGAACCGGCGGTGATCTGTACCGTGGTCGATGCGAAGGACCGCCTGCTGCTGCAGCACAACCGCGCGTGGAAACACAGCAATCTGTTCTCCGTGTCGGCAGGGTTCGTGGAGACCGGCGAGAACCTCGAACACGCGTGCAGGCGCGAAACGATGGAGGAGACCGGCATACGCGTGGGCGAGGTGAAGTACCTCGGTTCGCAGCCCTGGCCGTTCCCGTTCTCGCTGATGATGGGGTTCAAGGCGCAGGCGCTGAGCAACGACATTCACGTGGACGGTGACGAGACGATCGCCGCACGATGGGTGACGCGCGACGAATACACCGATCTGCTCGTCACCGGCGAGATCGAGGCGCCCGGCAAGGCGACGATCGCGCGCGTTATGATCGAGGAATGGTACGGGCGCGAACTGGATTGA
- a CDS encoding alpha/beta fold hydrolase — protein sequence MADDHAKELPVIANHVIREGNGIPLVLVHGFPVDSRMWGRCAMALMELSDADELVQYPIWAPDMPGAGESPVPTAAQSGRENEDGSLPDGLDRIADAYVALLNDAGYTQAVWAGLSMGGYAVLDIQRRHPQAVAGMALLDTKGDADSDQAHASRIAIAKECVERQTTEPVMFFVDVHEGDSSVKKSAAYIDQFSQWIREQQPDGVAWRERMAAARPDLNDEFAKITAPAAVICGEEDPSSAPAVMRPLAERMVNTTVVMTEIEDCGHFSAWERPETVARALHELVSRVPAAAGADPAVADAAIAAKEA from the coding sequence ATGGCGGACGACCATGCAAAGGAATTGCCGGTGATTGCAAACCATGTGATTCGTGAGGGCAACGGCATTCCGTTGGTGCTGGTGCATGGCTTCCCGGTGGACAGTCGCATGTGGGGCCGTTGTGCGATGGCGCTCATGGAGCTGAGCGATGCCGATGAGCTCGTGCAGTACCCGATCTGGGCGCCGGATATGCCGGGTGCGGGCGAGAGTCCGGTGCCGACCGCGGCACAGAGCGGGCGTGAGAACGAGGACGGTTCGTTGCCGGACGGTTTGGATCGCATCGCCGACGCCTACGTGGCCCTGCTCAACGACGCCGGGTATACGCAGGCGGTCTGGGCTGGCCTGTCGATGGGCGGTTATGCGGTGCTCGACATTCAACGCCGCCACCCTCAGGCGGTGGCCGGCATGGCGTTGCTCGACACGAAGGGCGACGCGGACAGTGATCAGGCGCATGCCTCACGCATCGCCATTGCGAAGGAATGCGTGGAACGGCAGACCACGGAACCGGTGATGTTCTTCGTGGACGTGCACGAAGGCGATTCAAGCGTGAAGAAATCCGCCGCGTACATTGACCAGTTCTCGCAATGGATTCGCGAACAGCAGCCCGACGGCGTCGCCTGGCGTGAACGCATGGCGGCCGCGCGCCCCGACCTGAACGACGAATTCGCGAAGATCACGGCGCCGGCTGCGGTGATCTGCGGCGAGGAGGACCCATCGAGCGCTCCCGCCGTGATGAGACCCCTCGCCGAACGCATGGTGAACACGACGGTGGTGATGACCGAAATAGAGGATTGCGGGCACTTCAGCGCATGGGAACGCCCTGAGACGGTGGCCCGCGCCTTGCATGAACTCGTTTCGAGGGTGCCGGCCGCCGCCGGAGCCGACCCCGCTGTCGCCGATGCGGCCATTGCAGCCAAGGAGGCCTGA
- a CDS encoding NUDIX hydrolase family protein, which produces MRVLNDEVPDDGDFDAGRSRGEFDHITPEDITRGTGNPPGWLGDDDIADLRSRMPIAYVEIVPVRVDDFGRITQIGSLLRVANDQSIVERTLIAGRVLYHESLREAIARNISKDMGELALPVLPQTLTPFTVAEFFPTPGVSPYFDARQHAIALCYVVPIAGDCKPQDETLDVEWVDPHGPQITEFIEQMNDGHGTIVRQALAWVNL; this is translated from the coding sequence ATGCGAGTCTTGAATGATGAAGTGCCCGATGACGGCGATTTCGACGCCGGACGCTCCCGCGGCGAGTTCGACCACATCACGCCCGAAGACATCACGCGTGGCACGGGCAACCCTCCCGGTTGGCTCGGTGACGACGACATTGCCGATTTGCGTTCGCGCATGCCCATTGCGTATGTGGAGATTGTGCCCGTGCGCGTCGATGATTTCGGCCGCATCACGCAGATTGGCTCCCTGCTGCGCGTGGCGAACGACCAGTCGATTGTGGAGCGCACGCTGATCGCTGGCCGCGTGCTGTATCACGAGTCGTTGCGTGAGGCGATTGCCCGCAACATTTCGAAGGACATGGGCGAGCTCGCATTGCCGGTGCTGCCGCAGACGTTGACGCCGTTCACGGTGGCCGAGTTCTTCCCGACCCCGGGAGTCTCGCCGTACTTCGACGCGCGCCAGCATGCGATTGCGCTGTGCTATGTGGTGCCGATTGCGGGCGACTGCAAACCGCAGGATGAGACGCTCGACGTGGAGTGGGTGGATCCGCATGGCCCGCAGATTACCGAGTTCATTGAGCAGATGAACGATGGGCATGGCACGATTGTGCGCCAGGCGCTCGCGTGGGTGAATCTGTGA